The Limnospira fusiformis SAG 85.79 genomic interval AATAACAGACCCTTTTTCTGACTATGATAAATCTTGGTTTTACCATCTTCTATGTTTATTCATTAAGAATTATGGATATCCGAATGTTATCCCAGGAGAATAATGATTCTGTAGTGTTGGGGATTGAATAATGCGATCGCGTTCGTCCCCAAATTTGACCATTCGGGGCAAGTTTGTGTTAGGATCTGGAAAATGTGCGGGTAAAACTCCCGTGGCATATCCTCCGGGGGTGAGAATATATAAAATTATTGGGGAGTTCGGGAGAAAAAATTGTTTTTGGTCGTCAGTCTAACTATTATCGTGCCAGGGTAAGAATTGCGCTATACAGGAATACTCTAGCCTCCATCAACAGACTTGATGGGTGGTATGGATCAACCCTCGCTGTCATATTTGTATGAGCCTACAGGTATAACGCCAATATGGAAGCGTGGGGGAAATGTCAAAATGAACTATTACGATCGCAACTTGAGAACATGATTAAATCATTTTTCCATTTGAGCCTGTTACTGGGAGTTATCAGTAGCCATTTGTTAATGAGTCCCATCCTCCCACCGAGGACCGTGGGAGCATCTCTGCTGGGAACCCAGGCGGCTGAAGCATTAACATTAGAGGAAATTCAGGAAAAATTACGGCCAGTCCCAGTATTTACCATTACCGACCCTACCGGTTCCCCCCTAGTGGCCACAGTTCCCGCTGGAGAAAATGGCAGCGGTACCGCTGCGGTAGCAGGGATATTTATTAGCCGTCAGGATGCTCTAAGATTTGTGGAAAATCTGAGAAACAATAACCCTGAATTGGCTAACTCCGTGGAGGTAACAGCAGTTTCTCTGGGGGAAGTCTATAAAATGAGCCAACAGAGTCGCAACCGTCCTGATGATATCCAATTTGCTTATGTTCCGGTGCAGCGAGAGGTAGAATCAGCCCGGGCGGTAATGCAGCAAAGTGGTCGATCGCCTAATGAGTTTAATGGCGTGCCTCTGTTTATGGCAAGAGGAGGCCCAGACAATGGTTATTTAACCATCCAGCGTGGCAATGACCAAGTGATTCCTATGTTCTTCTCTAAACAAGACTTAGAGGGGATGTTATCCCAATTTCAAGAACAGCAACCGGACTTAATATCTTCGGTTACTGTCCAGGTGGTTCCTCTGGAAGCGTTATTAGAAGCCTTCCGAACTGATGATAACCAATTTTTAGATCGGATCATCTTAGTTCCACCCCGGGAAACCTTGGAATTTTTGAGAAATAATTAGGGTTAGGGCAACTTGTGGGGGGGGATTGCTTGTCAACTTCCCCCCATATCATCAGCCTACAGCCTGTTCAGAAATCATCTGATCACCTCTTAAAGTCCCTCTCCCCCTATGGGAGCCAGGATTTAGGGTGAGGGCAATGTATTAAGCGGCTGGTGAACAAGCTGTAAGCAGGTTTTCAGGTGGTGCTAAATGGTGGAAACAGGGGAAAGTGACTATATATCTGGTGAGGAACTGCGACAGTGGCAAAAACAGGCTCAAAATGATGCGATCGCTGCCGAAGTTTCCGCCATAGAATTAGATATGTTTTTGGAAGCACTCACCGATCTGACTCGCCTAGACCTGAGATTAGACGACTTTGGCGATCGCCCATACATTAAACTAAATCAGCCCTGGTCAGCAATTGTCAAACTCTGGGAACGTCGCATCACGGAACGAGTCCCCCTACAGTATCTATTAGGTGTAGTTCACTGGCGAAATTTTACCCTCAAGGTGTCTCCTGCGGTTCTCATCCCCCGTCCAGAGACAGAGTTAATCATTGATATAGCCTATCATGCCGCGCCATCAGCCGGGTCAGGAAATTGGGTAGATATGGGAACAGGTAGTGGTGCGATCGCTTTGGGGTTAGCATCGGTATTCCCCGAAGCCATGATTCATGCTGTAGATTGCAGTTGGTCAGCTTTAGCGATCGCCCTGGAAAATGCCCAAAGTCTAGGTTATCAAAATCGGGTAAAATTTTACCAGGGGTCTTGGTGGGGTCCCCTCCATAGCCTGAAAGGGAAGGTCAGCGGCATGGTGGCAAAT includes:
- a CDS encoding Tic22 family protein, translating into MEAWGKCQNELLRSQLENMIKSFFHLSLLLGVISSHLLMSPILPPRTVGASLLGTQAAEALTLEEIQEKLRPVPVFTITDPTGSPLVATVPAGENGSGTAAVAGIFISRQDALRFVENLRNNNPELANSVEVTAVSLGEVYKMSQQSRNRPDDIQFAYVPVQREVESARAVMQQSGRSPNEFNGVPLFMARGGPDNGYLTIQRGNDQVIPMFFSKQDLEGMLSQFQEQQPDLISSVTVQVVPLEALLEAFRTDDNQFLDRIILVPPRETLEFLRNN
- the prmC gene encoding peptide chain release factor N(5)-glutamine methyltransferase, translated to MVETGESDYISGEELRQWQKQAQNDAIAAEVSAIELDMFLEALTDLTRLDLRLDDFGDRPYIKLNQPWSAIVKLWERRITERVPLQYLLGVVHWRNFTLKVSPAVLIPRPETELIIDIAYHAAPSAGSGNWVDMGTGSGAIALGLASVFPEAMIHAVDCSWSALAIALENAQSLGYQNRVKFYQGSWWGPLHSLKGKVSGMVANPPYIPSQELPNLQPEVILYEPPLALDGGESGLDSIHHLVQTAPQFLQPGGIWIIEMMAGQGEAVTSMLESAGCYRDLKILPDLAGIDRFAIAYLQ